A genomic window from Gossypium hirsutum isolate 1008001.06 chromosome D12, Gossypium_hirsutum_v2.1, whole genome shotgun sequence includes:
- the LOC107947366 gene encoding ribonuclease H2 subunit B isoform X2 encodes MGSCWEGIDESRLLIAPVPGANGDGSARFLSLRHPKSGVRTSYLLCNGLLQELHWFKQPYGSWFLGDYVSEDGSLYTATPIDPVFIMLPLFEDARMKKGDDPGKFRQLDEILFVNDYPGYQQLFSIAKDCMEIVCESKEIGSTKFFRLDDKKVFAWLHYKVCQLKQTLPALDQNYAAREEKDTLADSVSILGEYLKDDPWLKLLCDHFKLNLPEAKRIAADIEVCPSAIESPVGSSNFSQGKNTSEKKTGRNVKQAKKVKVETESRNIKEMFTRASRRRN; translated from the exons ATGGGGTCTTGCTGGGAAGGCATTGATGAGTCCCGTCTTTTAATTGCTCCGG TCCCTGGAGCTAATGGGGATGGTTCCGCTCGTTTTCTATCACTTCGTCACCCCAAATCTG GAGTCAGGACATCCTATCTTTTATGTAATGGGTTGCTCCAAGAACTTCACTGGTTCAAGCAACCGTATGGGTCTTGGTTTTTGGGAGATTATGTTTCGGAAG ATGGGAGCCTATATACTGCTACTCCTATTGATCCTGTTTTCATCATGTTGCCTCTCTTCGAAGATGCAAGAATGAAG AAAGGGGATGATCCTGGAAAGTTTAGGCAATTAGATGAGATCCTCTTCGTTAATGACTATCCTGGATATCAGCAGTTATTCTCCATTGCGAAGGACTGTATGGAAATTGTTTGTGAAAGCAAAG AAATTGGGTCCACAAAGTTTTTCAGGCTTGATGACAAGAAGGTTTTTGCTTGGTTACATTACAAG GTATGCCAGTTGAAACAGACTCTACCGGCATTGGATCAAAACTACGCTGCACGTGAAGAGAAGGATACAT TGGCTGATTCAGTATCAATATTAGGGGAGTACTTGAAAGATGACCCTTGGTTGAAGCTTTTGTGTGACCATTTTAA GTTGAATTTACCGGAGGCGAAAAGAATAGCAGCAGATATTGAAGTTTGTCCATCAGCTATAGAAAGCCCTGTTGGTTCTTCCAACTTCTCACAG GGTAAGAATACAAGTGAGAAAAAGACGGGAAGAAATGTCAAGCAAGCCAAAAAGGTTAAAGTTGAGACAGAGTCAAGGAACATCAAAGAAATGTTCACCAGGGCTTCACGGAGGAGGAATTGA
- the LOC107947366 gene encoding ribonuclease H2 subunit B isoform X1, protein MGSCWEGIDESRLLIAPVPGANGDGSARFLSLRHPKSGVRTSYLLCNGLLQELHWFKQPYGSWFLGDYVSEDGSLYTATPIDPVFIMLPLFEDARMKKGDDPGKFRQLDEILFVNDYPGYQQLFSIAKDCMEIVCESKEIGSTKFFRLDDKKVFAWLHYKVCQLKQTLPALDQNYAAREEKDTLADSVSILGEYLKDDPWLKLLCDHFKLNLPEAKRIAADIEVCPSAIESPVGSSNFSQQGKNTSEKKTGRNVKQAKKVKVETESRNIKEMFTRASRRRN, encoded by the exons ATGGGGTCTTGCTGGGAAGGCATTGATGAGTCCCGTCTTTTAATTGCTCCGG TCCCTGGAGCTAATGGGGATGGTTCCGCTCGTTTTCTATCACTTCGTCACCCCAAATCTG GAGTCAGGACATCCTATCTTTTATGTAATGGGTTGCTCCAAGAACTTCACTGGTTCAAGCAACCGTATGGGTCTTGGTTTTTGGGAGATTATGTTTCGGAAG ATGGGAGCCTATATACTGCTACTCCTATTGATCCTGTTTTCATCATGTTGCCTCTCTTCGAAGATGCAAGAATGAAG AAAGGGGATGATCCTGGAAAGTTTAGGCAATTAGATGAGATCCTCTTCGTTAATGACTATCCTGGATATCAGCAGTTATTCTCCATTGCGAAGGACTGTATGGAAATTGTTTGTGAAAGCAAAG AAATTGGGTCCACAAAGTTTTTCAGGCTTGATGACAAGAAGGTTTTTGCTTGGTTACATTACAAG GTATGCCAGTTGAAACAGACTCTACCGGCATTGGATCAAAACTACGCTGCACGTGAAGAGAAGGATACAT TGGCTGATTCAGTATCAATATTAGGGGAGTACTTGAAAGATGACCCTTGGTTGAAGCTTTTGTGTGACCATTTTAA GTTGAATTTACCGGAGGCGAAAAGAATAGCAGCAGATATTGAAGTTTGTCCATCAGCTATAGAAAGCCCTGTTGGTTCTTCCAACTTCTCACAG CAGGGTAAGAATACAAGTGAGAAAAAGACGGGAAGAAATGTCAAGCAAGCCAAAAAGGTTAAAGTTGAGACAGAGTCAAGGAACATCAAAGAAATGTTCACCAGGGCTTCACGGAGGAGGAATTGA
- the LOC107947365 gene encoding uncharacterized protein: MLSTSYWVPTAAMAFPTFPDHCFFRYDHHHRNDHKDLRRWRIRTTAAAYPLFSNQIQLTKDSSSRHKLYQEAIKTSRDKFTREISFQSKDKDISLAKALLYVAAEDEAFMSFNREMDACSILNERRNVSSPSEAIDWDSLEKMPLGGKTIPEWLSELDAIAKEVEAELVSRDIGCHLVEVLEAVNLVLFESRGLTRSPVLVDSKHSYLHSVLSSRCGSAILLSIIYIEVCRRLGLTIVGSRVGEDFLIWPQTGYPEELFKVTSGHSLFAIVNGRCVEDPRSMASDLTGTSLLGLEIATNRDIIGIALANLIRLHWKRASRSNHGLMLTSPLRHVNDASEKPNMMDKSNVPLLRPQDLRLAIMASERLLILQPHNWALRRDHGMMLYYNREYGKAVQELSICMAFAPEEEAEILEPFVEKLHLMRLESSWKSLGHTGRLTVP, from the exons ATGTTGTCCACATCATACTGGGTGCCAACGGCAGCTATGGCCTTTCCAACATTTCCAGATCATTGCTTTTTCAG GTATGATCATCACCATCGTAATGATCACAAGGACCTGAGGAGGTGGAGGATTAGGACCACTGCTGCTGCTTACCCTCTTTTTTCCAATCAGATTCAGCTAACTAAAGACTCTTCTTCCCGTCACAAATTGTATCAGGAG GCTATTAAGACTTCAAGGGACAAGTTCACTCGGGAGATCTCCTTCCAGTCCAAGGATAAAGACATCTCTCTTGCTAAG GCTTTACTTTATGTTGCAGCTGAAGATGAGGCATTCATGTCTTTCAACCGAGAGATGGATGCTTGCTCTATCCTGAATGAAAGGAGAAATGTTTCTTCCCCATCGGAGGCCATAGACTGGGATTCTTTGGAGAAAATGCCTTTGGGTGGAAAGACCATACCTGAATGGTTAAGTGAGTTGGATGCAATTGCTAAAGAAGTTGAAGCTGAGCTGGTTTCGAGGGACATAGGCTGCCATCTGGTTGAAGTTCTGGAAGCagtcaatttagttctttttgagTCAAGAGGCTTGACAAGATCCCCCGTTCTTGTAGATTCTAAGCATTCGTACTTACACTCAGTACTGAGCTCCAGATGTGGCAGTG CAATTTTGCTTAGCATAATTTACATTGAAGTTTGTCGGCGGCTTGGTCTAACCATTGTGGGATCTCGAGTTGGGGAAGATTTTTTGATATGGCCCCAGACAGGGTACCCAGAG GAACTCTTCAAAGTGACTTCAGGACACAGCTTGTTTGCTATTGTCAATGGAAGGTGTGTGGAGGACCCTAGATCAATGGCATCAGATTTAACTGGTACTTCACTGTTAGGGCTTGAGATAGCTACAAACCGTGATATTATTGGGATTGCATTAGCCAATTTGATT AGGCTTCACTGGAAACGTGCTTCAAGATCAAATCATGGATTGATGCTGACTTCTCCCCTTAGGCATGTTAATGATGCCAGTGAGAAACCCAACATGATGGATAAATCCAATGTCCCTCTGCTGCGCCCGCAAGATCTTAg GCTAGCTATCATGGCTTCAGAAAGATTGTTGATTCTGCAGCCACATAATTGGGCGCTGAGGAGGGACCATGGCATGATGCTGTATTATAATAG GGAATATGGAAAGGCAGTGCAAGAGCTGAGCATTTGCATGGCCTTTGCGCCGGAAGAAGAGGCAGAGATTCTTGAACCATTTGTTGAGAAATTGCATTTGATGCGGCTGGAGTCATCATGGAAGTCTTTGGGACACACAGGTCGACTCACTGTGCCTTGA
- the LOC107947367 gene encoding protein CYCLOPS encodes MVNDGKEGSLPSDSLLKPGSSNKQSFESYQLPPSHRSYGEKSGMETEGRQFSDFYRNSSEELFIKSLMESPMGMPVPNMEMLGFKNLSQNFRADSEELFRSWLTNGENQGHNSSNIAHRTRQASRRLSTEMASLSSQQPTTLLQKKKSSDVLHLQNNSVGGETSGDLNQNSARTAGDRGFQASNLYLAKAWFHSSQPMTRSRSSELRKRYAAMQNAQTSLGMEAVLNPYGNGVNKMKEELPDPNGFNDITMSEIPNQLGTFMSPSNSSSSTFNAHQTGNVDKVSSVVSMLKGTLERKKLGNQIEKEAVEDSSIVPKGTFNQGQENHFHEIPGGFADLPLGQVTNPGVVQAVQGSMDLELEAFVNPINTIQLSAVSREASQSESSAAAPVISSGLDACDGPSNSSQTLSICESTKKQAGNNWNSENGSKSKEFRERIIDNLKDDRKQRGGLVRYGSVTSADSVDRTDPTKKRRVERSRKMAEAKERNSTPPIPSDMQAVLKRCETLEKEVRSLKLNLSFMNRKDSEQTKQIEELQKQNEELTDEKERLLEEIERIISDSGNM; translated from the exons ATGGTCAATGATGGGAAGGAGGGAAGCTTGCCAAGTGATTCTTTGCTAAAGCCAGGAAGTAGTAATAAGCAGAGTTTTGAGTCATATCAATTGCCTCCGAGCCATAGAAGTTACGGTGAAAAGAGTGGGATGGAGACAGAAGGGAGACAATTTTCAGATTTTTATAGGAACTCAAGTGAGGAGCTTTTTATAAAGTCGTTGATGGAGAGTCCAATGGGGATGCCAGTTCCAAATATGGAGATGTTGGGGTTTAAGAATCTCTCCCAGAATTTTCGTGCTGATAGTGAGGAGCTTTTCAGAAGCTGGCTCACCAATGGAGAG AACCAGGGTCACAATTCTTCTAATATAGCACATCGTACTCGGCAAGCGTCGCGAAG ATTATCAACAGAGATGGCCAGTTTGTCGAGTCAACAGCCTACCACTTTGcttcaaaagaaaaagagcagTGATGTATTACATCTGCAAAACAATTCCGTTGGGGGAGAAACATCAGGGGATTTGAATCAAAATTCAGCCAG AACTGCTGGTGACAGGGGATTTCAGGCTAGTAATTTATATTTGGCCAAG GCATGGTTTCATAGTtcacagcccatgacaagaagcaGATCTTCTGAATTAAG GAAGAGATATGCTGCCATGCAAAATGCTCAAACATCGCTTGGTATGGAGGCTGTACTCAATCCTTATGGAAATGGAGTCAACAAAATGAAAGAAGAATTACCGGATCCGAATGGTTTCAATGATATCACCATGTCTGAGATTCCTAATCAGTTGGGCACATTCATGTCCCCATCAAATTCATCCTCATCTACATTTAATGCACACCAAACTGGAAATGTAGATAAAGTTTCTTCTGTTGTGAGCATGCTAAAGGGTACACTAGAACGTAAAAAGCTCGGAAACCAAATCGAGAAAGAAGCGGTCGAAGATAGTTCTATTGTGCCTAAGGGCACCTTCAACCAAGGACAAGAGAACCATTTTCATGAAATTCCAGGGGGTTTCGCAGACTTACCCCTTGGCCAAGTAACAAATCCCGGGGTTGTACAAGCTGTTCAGGGTTCTATGGATCTTGAGTTGGAAGCTTTTGTAAATCCCATAAACACAATTCAGTTGAGCGCAGTTTCTCGAGAAGCTTCTCAAAGTGAATCCTCGGCTGCTGCACCGGTGATTTCATCTGGTTTGGATGCATGTGATGGCCCGAGCAATTCAAGTCAAACCTTAAGCATATGTGAAAGCACAAAGAAACAAGCTGGAAACAACTGGAACTCAGAAAATGGCTCTAAATCTAAAG AATTCAGAGAAAGGATAATTGACAACTTGAAAGATGATCGGAAG CAAAGGGGAGGCCTAGTTCGCTACGGGTCTGTAACATCAGCAGATTCAG TGGACAGGACAGACCCTACAAAAAAACGAAGAGTGGAAAGGTCAAGAAA GATGGCAGAGGCAAAAGAAAGGAATTCGACCCCACCAATCCCATCCGACATGCAAGCAGTCTTAAAGCGTTGTGAAACTCTTGAGAAGGAAGTGCGTTCACTCAAGCTTAATTTGTCTTTCATGAACAG AAAGGACTCGGAACAAACAAAGCAGATAGAAGAGTTGCAGAAGCAGAACGAGGAGTTGACAGATGAAAAGGAGCGGCTCTTAGAAGAGATTGAACGGATCATTTCGGATTCAGGCAACATGTAA